One Novosphingobium sp. EMRT-2 DNA segment encodes these proteins:
- a CDS encoding N-acetylmuramoyl-L-alanine amidase — translation MLRRVGIIAGFVLPLAALLLWGYFVVGIGNPGVGYVLRLTLPDGSRGIGLPPVEGPADASRPLVVIDAGHGGHDPGASGEGTLREKNVTLALAKALRDALLADGRVRVAMTRDSDRFLVLEERAGIARQLKADLFVSIHADAAETPDAHGATVYTLSDRGSDAVADQVAQRENRADDVNGVALGGKSSAVATILVDLSRREMRERSQRFSDLVVREGQGALTFHANPQRQAAFVVLKSLDLPSVLVEAGYISSPDDARRLIDPAWRKQFAARVAQAVEIFLARQEAAGIAP, via the coding sequence ATGTTGCGGCGGGTCGGGATCATCGCGGGGTTTGTGCTGCCGTTGGCGGCCTTGCTGCTGTGGGGATATTTCGTGGTGGGCATCGGCAATCCCGGCGTCGGGTATGTCCTGCGGCTGACGCTGCCCGATGGATCGCGCGGGATCGGCCTACCTCCTGTCGAAGGGCCGGCGGACGCCAGCCGGCCGCTGGTCGTGATCGATGCCGGCCATGGCGGTCACGATCCGGGGGCGAGCGGCGAGGGCACCCTGCGCGAGAAGAACGTCACGCTGGCGCTGGCCAAGGCGCTGCGCGATGCGTTGCTGGCCGATGGCCGCGTGCGCGTGGCGATGACGCGCGACAGCGACCGGTTTCTGGTGCTCGAGGAGCGCGCCGGTATCGCCCGCCAGTTGAAGGCTGACCTGTTCGTGTCGATTCACGCGGATGCGGCGGAGACGCCGGACGCGCACGGAGCAACGGTCTATACCCTGTCGGATCGCGGTTCCGATGCGGTCGCCGATCAGGTGGCGCAGCGCGAAAACCGCGCCGATGACGTGAACGGCGTCGCGCTTGGCGGCAAGTCCAGCGCGGTGGCGACCATTCTGGTCGATCTTTCCCGGCGCGAGATGCGCGAGCGGTCGCAGCGTTTCTCCGATCTGGTGGTGCGGGAAGGTCAGGGGGCGCTCACGTTTCACGCCAATCCGCAGCGACAGGCCGCCTTCGTCGTGCTGAAATCGCTGGATCTTCCTTCGGTGCTGGTGGAGGCGGGCTATATCAGCAGCCCCGACGATGCGCGGCGCCTGATCGATCCTGCCTGGCGCAAACAGTTCGCGGCAAGGGTGGCGCAGGCCGTGGAAATTTTCCTGGCCCGGCAGGAGGCGGCAGGGATTGCTCCATGA
- a CDS encoding nitronate monooxygenase family protein: MSAFKGLKPILYGGREVWPLVEGGKGVAATNHASSGAWAAAGGIGTVSAVNADSYDAEGKIIPQIYNAMTRRERHEELIRYAIDGAVEQVRRAYDIASGPNGMRGAININVLWEMGGAQQVLEGVLEKTRGLVTGVTCGAGMPYKLSEIAARFNVNYLPIVSSARAFRALWKRAYHKVSDLMAAVVYEDPWLAGGHNGLSNAENPLTPEDPYPRVAALRDTMRKEGVSDDVPIVMAGGVWFLREWNDWIDNPELGSIAFQFGTRPLLTHESPIPQAWKDHLRTLEPGDVLLHRFSPTGFYSSAVRNPFLRNLEARSERQIPYSKVAAGEHTVQLDVGVKGKNFWVTPADLDRARNWFGAGYTDALRTPDDTIVFVTPAEREEIRKDQADCMGCLSHCGFSSWKDHDDYTTGRLADPRSFCIQKTLQDIAHGGPVDQNLMFAGHAAYRFKQDPFYSNNFTPSVKQLVDRILTGD; this comes from the coding sequence ATGTCTGCGTTCAAGGGGTTGAAGCCGATTCTGTATGGCGGCCGTGAAGTCTGGCCGCTGGTTGAAGGCGGCAAGGGCGTGGCGGCCACCAATCATGCCAGTTCGGGGGCATGGGCGGCTGCGGGCGGAATCGGTACGGTCAGCGCCGTCAACGCCGATAGCTATGACGCCGAAGGCAAGATCATTCCGCAGATTTACAACGCCATGACTCGCCGTGAGCGGCACGAGGAACTGATCCGCTACGCGATCGACGGCGCGGTCGAGCAGGTGCGGCGCGCCTATGATATCGCCAGCGGCCCCAACGGCATGCGTGGCGCGATCAACATCAACGTGTTGTGGGAAATGGGCGGTGCGCAGCAGGTGCTGGAGGGCGTGCTGGAAAAGACGCGCGGCCTTGTTACCGGCGTGACCTGCGGCGCGGGGATGCCCTACAAGCTCTCGGAAATCGCGGCGCGGTTCAACGTCAACTATCTGCCGATCGTCTCATCCGCGCGCGCCTTTCGCGCGCTGTGGAAGCGGGCCTACCACAAGGTTTCCGATCTGATGGCCGCCGTGGTCTATGAGGACCCGTGGCTGGCGGGCGGCCATAATGGCCTGTCGAATGCGGAAAACCCGCTAACGCCGGAAGATCCCTATCCCCGCGTTGCCGCGCTGCGCGATACGATGCGCAAGGAAGGCGTTTCGGACGACGTGCCGATCGTGATGGCCGGCGGTGTATGGTTCCTGCGCGAATGGAACGACTGGATCGACAATCCGGAACTCGGCAGCATCGCCTTCCAGTTCGGCACGCGGCCGCTGCTGACGCACGAAAGCCCCATTCCGCAGGCGTGGAAGGACCATCTGCGCACGCTGGAACCGGGCGACGTGCTGCTGCACCGCTTTTCCCCCACGGGGTTCTACAGCTCGGCCGTGCGCAATCCCTTCCTGCGCAATCTCGAAGCGCGTTCGGAGCGCCAGATTCCCTATTCCAAGGTCGCGGCGGGCGAACACACCGTGCAGCTCGATGTCGGGGTGAAGGGCAAGAACTTCTGGGTTACGCCGGCTGATCTCGATCGCGCGCGCAACTGGTTTGGTGCGGGCTATACCGATGCGCTACGCACGCCGGACGATACCATCGTGTTCGTGACGCCCGCCGAGCGTGAGGAAATCCGCAAGGATCAGGCCGATTGCATGGGCTGTCTTTCCCACTGTGGCTTTTCGTCCTGGAAGGATCATGACGACTATACCACCGGCCGGCTCGCCGATCCGCGCAGCTTCTGCATCCAGAAGACGTTGCAGGACATCGCGCACGGCGGCCCGGTGGATCAGAACCTCATGTTCGCCGGCCACGCGGCCTATCGTTTCAAGCAGGACCCGTTCTATTCGAACAACTTCACGCCCAGCGTGAAGCAATTGGTCGATCGTATCCTGACGGGGGACTGA
- a CDS encoding penicillin-binding protein 1A, producing the protein MAEDTPQQSISYRIRREASGLVAWFRHSWRERKWFRFGGYALGAVVALYLLVWVFVARGLPSADKLLTYQPPLPTMVRGADGEIVSSYARERRVQLRFVDFPEPLINAFLSAEDKTFWTHGGIDYTGFVGAVFDYATKFGSGQRARGGSTITQQVAKNILLGDEYSITRKLKELILARRIEGVLTKQQILELYLNEIPLGRQSFGVQAAARAYFDKDVGDLKLHEVAFLAILPKAPEKYGRARFHDEAVTRRNWVLDQMVRNGWATQAQANEAKAQPLGLVPRRAENYTADAGYFLEEVRRQLIDKFGEKAEDGPNSVYAGGLWVRTSLDTQLQTAAQDALRAGLLRYSGGRPWHGPVATIDLSDGNWQTQLITSNLSIRYLDWRVGVVLSRSGDSGKIGFADGSTGPLYGMPQAMKPGDVITVAPNGNAWAVRTVPEVSGGMVVEDPQSGRVLAMQGGFDARLGSFNRATQAQRQPGSTIKPFVYATGLDNGMTPASMVVDGTFCVYQGAALGQKCFRNFGGEGGSGSHTMRWGLEQSRNLMTVRIANDTGMDRVVKTIRDVGIGDYKPFLSMALGAGDTTVLRMVNAYSALANHGRQHEPSVVDFVQDRNGKVVWRADNRPCDGCNMARWDGKPMPRLKPSGRQVMDARTAYQVVHMLEGVVIRGTAVTLRDLNLPLFGKTGTTSGPTNVWFVGGSPDIIAGVYMGYDQPRSLGGYAQGGRIAAPIFKQFVQSTRARWADVPFPVPEGVRMVRIDRVSGKRVFGGMPNNDEPKASVIWEAFKPDTEPRRTIHQEELTTKEAVLDALRRARAARHGPAAAPEGGEEGFVEEQGGIY; encoded by the coding sequence ATGGCCGAAGATACGCCCCAGCAGAGCATCAGCTACCGCATTCGCCGCGAGGCATCGGGGCTGGTCGCATGGTTCCGCCACTCTTGGCGCGAAAGGAAGTGGTTCCGTTTCGGGGGCTACGCCCTGGGCGCGGTGGTCGCGCTCTATCTCCTCGTCTGGGTCTTCGTGGCGCGCGGGCTGCCTTCGGCGGACAAGCTGCTGACCTATCAGCCGCCGCTGCCCACGATGGTGCGCGGCGCGGATGGCGAGATCGTTTCGTCCTATGCGCGCGAACGGCGCGTGCAACTGCGCTTCGTGGATTTCCCCGAGCCGCTGATCAACGCGTTCCTTTCTGCCGAGGACAAGACGTTCTGGACGCACGGCGGCATCGATTACACCGGCTTTGTCGGCGCGGTGTTCGATTATGCCACCAAGTTCGGCTCCGGCCAGCGCGCGCGGGGCGGGTCCACGATCACCCAGCAGGTCGCCAAGAACATCCTGCTGGGCGACGAATACTCGATCACGCGCAAGCTCAAGGAACTGATCCTGGCACGGCGCATCGAGGGCGTGCTGACCAAGCAGCAGATCCTCGAACTCTACTTGAACGAAATCCCGCTGGGACGACAGAGCTTCGGCGTGCAGGCGGCGGCGCGCGCGTACTTCGACAAGGACGTGGGCGATCTCAAGCTGCACGAGGTGGCTTTCCTTGCCATCCTGCCCAAGGCGCCGGAGAAGTATGGCCGCGCCCGGTTCCATGACGAGGCGGTGACGCGCCGCAACTGGGTTCTGGACCAGATGGTCCGCAACGGCTGGGCCACGCAGGCGCAGGCGAATGAAGCCAAGGCGCAGCCGCTCGGCCTCGTGCCCCGGCGGGCGGAGAATTACACGGCCGATGCCGGCTATTTCCTGGAGGAAGTGCGCCGCCAGCTGATCGACAAGTTCGGCGAAAAGGCCGAGGATGGCCCCAACAGCGTCTATGCTGGCGGGCTGTGGGTGCGGACCTCGCTCGATACTCAGTTGCAGACGGCGGCGCAGGACGCTTTGCGCGCGGGCCTGCTGCGCTATTCGGGTGGACGGCCCTGGCACGGGCCGGTGGCGACGATCGACCTCTCCGATGGCAACTGGCAGACCCAGCTTATCACCAGCAACCTCTCGATCCGCTATCTCGACTGGCGTGTCGGCGTGGTGCTGTCGCGCAGCGGCGATAGCGGCAAGATTGGTTTTGCCGATGGCAGCACCGGGCCGCTCTATGGCATGCCGCAGGCGATGAAGCCGGGCGATGTGATCACGGTTGCGCCCAACGGCAACGCCTGGGCGGTGCGGACGGTGCCGGAAGTCTCGGGCGGGATGGTGGTGGAAGACCCGCAGAGCGGGCGCGTGCTGGCCATGCAGGGCGGTTTCGATGCGCGGCTTGGCTCGTTCAACCGCGCCACGCAGGCACAGCGCCAGCCCGGCTCCACGATCAAGCCCTTCGTCTATGCCACCGGCCTCGACAACGGGATGACGCCGGCCTCGATGGTCGTCGATGGCACGTTCTGCGTCTATCAGGGCGCGGCGCTGGGCCAGAAGTGCTTCCGCAACTTCGGTGGCGAAGGCGGTTCGGGCAGCCACACGATGCGCTGGGGCCTCGAACAGTCGCGCAACCTGATGACCGTGCGCATCGCCAACGATACCGGCATGGATCGCGTGGTGAAGACGATCCGCGATGTCGGCATCGGCGATTACAAGCCGTTCCTGTCCATGGCGCTCGGCGCCGGAGACACAACGGTGCTGCGCATGGTCAACGCCTATTCGGCGCTGGCCAACCATGGTCGCCAGCATGAACCGTCGGTGGTCGATTTCGTGCAGGACCGCAACGGCAAGGTCGTGTGGCGCGCCGACAACCGCCCATGCGACGGGTGCAACATGGCGCGGTGGGACGGCAAGCCCATGCCGCGCCTCAAGCCGTCGGGGCGTCAGGTGATGGACGCGCGCACCGCCTACCAGGTCGTTCACATGCTCGAAGGCGTGGTCATTCGCGGCACGGCGGTCACGCTGCGCGATCTCAACCTGCCGCTGTTCGGCAAGACCGGCACCACGTCCGGTCCGACGAATGTGTGGTTCGTGGGCGGTTCGCCCGACATCATCGCCGGTGTCTATATGGGCTACGACCAGCCGCGCAGCCTGGGTGGCTATGCGCAAGGCGGCCGCATCGCCGCGCCGATCTTCAAGCAGTTCGTCCAGTCCACCCGCGCGCGCTGGGCCGATGTGCCGTTCCCGGTGCCCGAAGGCGTGCGCATGGTCCGCATCGACCGCGTTTCAGGCAAGCGCGTGTTCGGCGGCATGCCGAACAACGACGAACCCAAGGCGTCGGTGATCTGGGAGGCGTTCAAGCCCGATACCGAGCCACGGCGCACGATCCACCAGGAAGAACTGACGACCAAGGAAGCCGTGCTCGATGCGCTGCGCCGCGCCCGCGCCGCGCGCCATGGGCCCGCAGCCGCGCCCGAAGGCGGGGAGGAAGGCTTCGTGGAGGAACAGGGCGGGATCTACTGA
- a CDS encoding peroxiredoxin → MIPRSIKVAAAAVALVLPFAAQAELPQGARAPDFAAQGALGGRTFQFNLRQALRRGPVVLYFYPKAFTQGCTLEAHAFAEATDQFRAAGATVVGMSADDLPTLQKFSREACRDKFAVAAATPQVIAAYDVDLKRDGTSTGLTKRTSYVIGRDGRVVLVHSDMDYRDHVRLTLEAVQRLRARR, encoded by the coding sequence ATGATCCCACGCTCCATCAAGGTCGCCGCCGCGGCCGTCGCCCTCGTTCTTCCGTTCGCCGCGCAGGCGGAACTGCCGCAAGGCGCGCGCGCGCCGGATTTCGCCGCGCAAGGCGCGCTGGGCGGGCGGACGTTCCAGTTCAACCTGCGTCAGGCGCTGCGCCGTGGCCCGGTCGTGCTCTATTTCTACCCCAAGGCCTTCACGCAGGGCTGCACGCTGGAAGCGCACGCCTTTGCCGAGGCTACGGACCAGTTCCGCGCCGCCGGGGCCACCGTGGTCGGGATGTCCGCCGATGACCTGCCGACGCTGCAGAAGTTTTCGCGCGAAGCCTGCCGCGACAAGTTCGCCGTGGCCGCCGCGACGCCGCAGGTGATCGCCGCGTATGACGTCGATCTCAAGCGCGATGGCACGTCCACCGGACTGACCAAGCGCACCAGCTATGTGATCGGGCGGGATGGCCGGGTCGTGCTGGTGCATTCGGACATGGACTATCGCGATCACGTTCGCCTGACCCTGGAAGCGGTGCAGCGCCTGCGCGCGCGGCGCTAG
- a CDS encoding PilZ domain-containing protein, producing the protein MVQHKLADALEARTAHRRRLTLSVEANVTAAGTPVDARLLDLSERGFLLESDTALDEGDVVDIGLPETAAATEAVVVWTAGTRHGCEFVTPISRATVSALLLRSPALHGQVTIPADQRSQEVFSPRAKLAIWIGLALLAWLPIIVAFSLWG; encoded by the coding sequence ATGGTCCAGCACAAATTGGCGGACGCCCTCGAGGCGAGGACCGCGCATCGACGCCGCCTGACGCTGTCGGTGGAAGCCAATGTCACCGCAGCGGGTACGCCTGTCGACGCCAGGCTGCTCGACTTGTCGGAACGCGGCTTCCTGCTCGAAAGCGATACCGCGCTGGACGAAGGCGATGTGGTAGACATCGGTCTGCCCGAAACGGCCGCGGCCACCGAGGCGGTCGTGGTGTGGACAGCGGGCACGCGCCACGGCTGCGAATTCGTTACGCCGATCAGCCGCGCCACCGTCAGCGCGCTGCTGCTGCGTTCGCCCGCGCTGCATGGACAGGTAACGATCCCGGCGGACCAGCGATCGCAGGAAGTGTTCTCGCCCCGCGCGAAGTTGGCGATCTGGATCGGCCTTGCCCTGCTGGCATGGCTGCCGATCATCGTCGCCTTCAGCCTCTGGGGCTGA
- the prfB gene encoding peptide chain release factor 2: MRAEGQAHIDRIEASLALVRKFLDWDRAVRRLDELNARVEDPKLWDDPKKAEEVMRERRRLEAAIGTVNQIGQEMADAIEFVELGEMEDDEATINEGLATLAALAERADNDKVQALLAGEADANNAYLEVHAGAGGTESQDWAEMLQRMYTRWAERHGYKVDLVDYHAGEAAGIKSATLLIKGENAYGYAKTESGVHRLVRISPYDSSARRHTSFSSVWVYPEIDDNIEVDINPADLKIDTYRASGAGGQHVNTTDSAVRITHVPTGIIVASQNDRSQHKNRATAMNMLKARIYEAELAKREAAASGEYAAKTEIGWGHQIRSYVLQPYQQVKDLRTGVVSTNPTDVLDGALDPFMAAALSQKVTGEKVAVEDDD, translated from the coding sequence ATGCGGGCCGAAGGTCAGGCTCATATCGATCGCATCGAAGCGTCGCTGGCGCTGGTGCGCAAGTTCCTCGATTGGGATCGCGCCGTTCGCCGGCTCGATGAGCTGAACGCGCGGGTCGAAGACCCGAAGCTGTGGGACGATCCCAAGAAGGCCGAGGAAGTGATGCGCGAGCGTCGCCGGCTGGAAGCCGCGATCGGCACAGTCAACCAGATCGGTCAGGAAATGGCCGACGCGATTGAGTTCGTCGAACTGGGCGAGATGGAGGACGACGAAGCCACCATTAACGAAGGGCTGGCGACGCTGGCGGCGCTGGCCGAACGGGCGGACAACGACAAGGTGCAGGCATTGTTGGCCGGCGAGGCCGACGCCAACAACGCCTATCTCGAAGTCCACGCCGGCGCGGGCGGCACCGAAAGCCAGGACTGGGCGGAAATGCTCCAGCGCATGTACACGCGCTGGGCCGAGCGGCATGGCTACAAGGTCGATCTGGTCGATTACCACGCCGGCGAAGCCGCTGGCATCAAGTCGGCCACGCTGCTGATCAAGGGCGAGAACGCCTATGGCTATGCCAAGACGGAAAGCGGCGTCCACCGCCTCGTCCGCATCAGCCCCTATGACAGCTCGGCGCGGCGGCACACCTCGTTCAGCTCGGTCTGGGTCTATCCCGAAATCGACGACAACATCGAGGTCGATATCAATCCGGCCGACCTGAAGATCGATACCTACCGTGCGTCGGGCGCGGGCGGGCAGCACGTCAACACGACCGATTCGGCGGTGCGCATCACCCACGTGCCGACCGGCATCATCGTCGCCAGCCAGAACGACCGTTCGCAGCACAAGAACCGCGCGACCGCGATGAACATGCTGAAGGCGCGGATCTACGAAGCCGAACTGGCCAAGCGCGAGGCGGCGGCCAGCGGCGAATATGCCGCCAAGACCGAGATCGGCTGGGGCCACCAGATCCGTTCCTACGTGTTGCAGCCCTACCAGCAGGTGAAGGACCTGCGCACCGGTGTGGTTTCGACCAATCCCACGGACGTGCTGGATGGCGCGCTCGATCCGTTCATGGCGGCGGCGCTCTCGCAAAAGGTGACCGGCGAAAAGGTCGCCGTGGAAGACGACGATTGA
- a CDS encoding class I SAM-dependent methyltransferase, with translation MSRLAALGLRAGLIGVACVALASCQRPSDEDRAPTARAFPRADRPVSGPGGSGFTTEAERDNRKEAQTVMDLAAIQPGMTVADIGAGEGYYTVRLAARVGAKGRVLAQDIDEAALRKLGARVEHDRLDNVSIKPGAVDDPRIPEHSFDRVFLIHMYHEVGEPYAFLWRLWPALRPGGRVIVVDLDRPTEQHGTPPALLFCEFEAVGFRLSEFQRKPEIAGYYAQFEAAPRRPEPGKIKPCRLEAGQVTRAKGR, from the coding sequence TTGAGCAGGCTGGCTGCCCTGGGCCTGCGGGCGGGCCTGATCGGGGTGGCCTGCGTGGCGCTGGCGTCGTGCCAGCGGCCGTCCGACGAGGATCGGGCTCCGACTGCGCGGGCGTTCCCGCGTGCGGACAGGCCCGTATCGGGACCGGGCGGCAGTGGCTTCACCACCGAGGCGGAGCGCGACAACCGCAAGGAAGCGCAGACGGTCATGGACCTGGCCGCGATCCAGCCGGGCATGACCGTGGCCGATATTGGCGCGGGCGAGGGCTATTACACCGTCCGTCTGGCGGCCCGTGTCGGCGCCAAGGGGCGCGTATTGGCGCAGGACATCGACGAGGCGGCGCTGCGCAAGCTGGGCGCGCGCGTCGAGCATGACCGGCTCGACAACGTGTCGATCAAGCCCGGCGCGGTCGACGATCCACGCATTCCGGAACACAGTTTCGACCGCGTGTTCCTGATCCACATGTATCACGAAGTGGGGGAGCCCTATGCGTTCCTGTGGCGCCTCTGGCCCGCGCTGCGGCCGGGTGGACGCGTGATCGTGGTCGATCTGGACCGGCCGACCGAACAGCACGGAACGCCGCCGGCGCTTCTGTTCTGCGAATTTGAGGCGGTGGGCTTCCGCTTGAGTGAATTTCAACGTAAGCCCGAAATAGCGGGCTATTATGCACAGTTCGAAGCCGCGCCCAGGCGGCCCGAACCCGGTAAGATAAAGCCGTGTCGGCTGGAAGCCGGGCAGGTCACGCGCGCGAAGGGTCGTTGA
- a CDS encoding ammonium transporter, translating into MRKFLATAAMAATSAIPALAQAQTATMLDSADSGDTAWLLAASALVLMMAAPGLTLFYGGLVRAKGFLAVMVQTGAIVAVASLLWIAVGYTLAFGEVTNGWIGAGNAWMLLNLGNVRGSYGVPESAFALFQMCFALITPALMVGAWVDRARFGWVVAFSALWSLIVYAPVAHWIWGGGWLATKLGTLDFAGGIVVHTTAGVSALVVAMLLGKRNGFPKSLMLPHSPALTLAGAALLWVGWFGFNGGSALAANDDAASAIINTHAAASAAALAWLLIEKLTVGKPTSVGFATGAIAGLATVTPAAGFIAPGAAMLLGVAAAAVCYPMILLVKHKLHIDDSLDVFAVHGVGGMLGSILLAVFVSPSLGGTGYADGMGMARQIVGQVGGVGIVAIWSAFATTIAALMVSMVIPMRVTEDEERDGLDLTSHGERAWEMD; encoded by the coding sequence GTGCGCAAGTTTCTGGCAACGGCCGCGATGGCCGCGACATCGGCCATCCCGGCACTGGCGCAGGCCCAGACCGCCACTATGCTCGATTCCGCCGACAGCGGCGATACCGCCTGGCTTCTCGCGGCTTCGGCGCTGGTGCTGATGATGGCCGCGCCGGGCCTCACCCTGTTCTACGGCGGCCTGGTGCGCGCCAAGGGCTTCCTGGCGGTGATGGTGCAGACCGGCGCAATCGTCGCCGTTGCCTCCCTGCTGTGGATCGCCGTTGGCTATACGCTGGCCTTCGGTGAAGTGACCAATGGCTGGATCGGCGCCGGCAATGCCTGGATGCTGCTCAATCTCGGCAATGTGCGCGGCAGCTATGGCGTGCCCGAAAGCGCGTTCGCCCTGTTCCAGATGTGCTTCGCGCTGATCACCCCCGCGCTGATGGTCGGCGCCTGGGTCGATCGCGCGCGGTTCGGCTGGGTCGTCGCCTTTTCGGCGTTGTGGAGCCTGATCGTCTATGCGCCCGTCGCGCACTGGATCTGGGGCGGCGGCTGGCTGGCCACCAAGCTCGGCACGCTGGATTTCGCAGGCGGCATCGTGGTCCACACCACCGCCGGCGTCTCGGCGCTGGTCGTCGCCATGCTGCTGGGCAAGCGCAACGGCTTTCCCAAGTCGCTGATGCTGCCGCACAGCCCGGCGCTGACGTTGGCCGGCGCGGCGCTGCTGTGGGTGGGCTGGTTCGGCTTCAACGGCGGCTCGGCGCTGGCCGCCAACGACGACGCGGCCTCCGCCATCATCAACACCCACGCCGCCGCCAGCGCGGCGGCGCTGGCCTGGCTGCTGATCGAAAAGCTGACCGTGGGCAAACCCACCTCGGTGGGCTTCGCCACCGGCGCGATCGCCGGCCTCGCCACCGTGACGCCGGCCGCCGGCTTCATCGCGCCTGGTGCGGCGATGCTGCTCGGCGTTGCCGCCGCGGCGGTATGCTATCCGATGATCCTGCTTGTGAAGCACAAGCTCCATATCGATGATTCGCTTGATGTTTTCGCAGTGCATGGCGTGGGCGGCATGCTCGGGTCGATCCTGCTCGCGGTGTTCGTCTCGCCGTCGCTGGGCGGCACCGGCTATGCCGATGGCATGGGCATGGCGCGCCAGATCGTCGGGCAGGTCGGCGGCGTGGGCATCGTGGCGATCTGGAGCGCCTTTGCCACCACCATCGCTGCCCTGATGGTTTCGATGGTGATACCGATGCGCGTCACCGAAGACGAGGAACGGGACGGTCTGGACCTGACCAGCCACGGCGAACGGGCGTGGGAAATGGACTGA